In Pedobacter heparinus DSM 2366, the following are encoded in one genomic region:
- a CDS encoding glycosyltransferase, whose protein sequence is MYHKVDLESPTMWWVTADGFYRQMFELQNRKAVYLDDYDPEDPDQVVITFDGVYKNVLTYAAPILHKFSYPFELFVTSDYIGKTNEFDSVEPQADFASVDDLQILQKMGGRIQWHTKSHPDLKATYDEDLIHQELTVPDELIPFEKHGLKWFAYPYGNFNDKVVAEVSKRFKGAVSCHQGSDTNIYTLNRVTVTQKHRFSDQTISCIIPCYNYGHFLAEAIESVLRQTIPADEIIIADDCSTDMTAEISLFFQKKHPDRIKYIKNPENLGIIRNFNKAVSLSTGSYLVFLGADNRFQSNYIEECAGILHQHACVGIAYTDFLFFGSRAKKMYTDSKKEYQSTVHNGFFKIQFPEAEDIDVAERLKHENFIHGSSMFRRICYEQVGGYQSNPTVPEDYNLFFSIVKSGYQIKKANKTVLHYRQHSPDQANHVFGAQVLVNIYMIKIKELETELRFLRKYKIVQAISFAFRIKNNTRKLIRYSNQHGMGKTIRKVFSRLF, encoded by the coding sequence ATGTACCATAAAGTTGACCTCGAAAGCCCAACAATGTGGTGGGTGACTGCCGATGGGTTTTACAGACAAATGTTTGAACTGCAAAACAGGAAGGCTGTTTATCTGGATGATTACGATCCGGAAGATCCGGATCAGGTGGTCATTACATTTGACGGGGTTTATAAGAATGTTCTGACTTACGCAGCTCCAATTTTACATAAATTTTCCTACCCATTTGAATTATTTGTAACCAGCGATTACATAGGAAAAACCAATGAATTTGACAGTGTAGAACCACAGGCTGATTTTGCATCTGTTGATGACCTGCAAATTCTGCAAAAAATGGGGGGAAGGATACAATGGCATACGAAAAGCCATCCTGATCTTAAAGCAACTTACGACGAAGATCTGATTCATCAGGAACTGACAGTGCCTGATGAACTAATACCCTTTGAAAAACATGGCTTAAAATGGTTTGCATATCCTTATGGAAATTTTAACGACAAGGTTGTTGCTGAGGTTAGCAAACGTTTTAAAGGGGCTGTGTCCTGCCACCAGGGGTCTGACACGAACATCTACACCTTGAACCGGGTTACTGTAACCCAAAAGCATCGCTTTTCTGACCAAACCATATCTTGTATTATTCCCTGTTATAATTACGGGCACTTCCTGGCAGAGGCCATTGAATCTGTACTCAGGCAAACTATCCCGGCAGATGAAATTATCATTGCCGACGATTGCTCAACAGATATGACAGCCGAGATCTCCCTTTTTTTTCAAAAGAAACATCCGGACCGGATCAAATACATAAAGAACCCTGAAAACCTTGGAATTATCAGAAACTTCAATAAAGCAGTTAGCTTATCAACCGGCTCATATCTTGTTTTCTTAGGGGCAGACAATCGTTTTCAATCAAATTATATAGAAGAATGTGCAGGAATACTCCATCAACATGCGTGTGTTGGCATTGCTTATACAGATTTTTTATTTTTTGGCAGCAGGGCAAAGAAAATGTATACCGATTCTAAAAAGGAATACCAATCTACTGTACACAACGGCTTTTTCAAAATACAGTTCCCGGAAGCAGAAGATATAGATGTAGCCGAGAGGCTAAAACATGAAAACTTTATACATGGATCTTCTATGTTTAGGCGTATATGCTATGAACAGGTTGGAGGTTATCAGTCAAACCCAACGGTACCGGAAGATTATAACCTTTTTTTTAGCATAGTTAAAAGCGGTTATCAAATTAAAAAGGCAAATAAGACGGTATTACATTACAGACAACATTCCCCTGACCAGGCAAATCATGTTTTTGGGGCCCAGGTACTGGTCAACATTTATATGATTAAGATAAAAGAGCTGGAGACTGAATTACGGTTCTTAAGAAAGTACAAAATTGTGCAGGCCATTTCATTTGCGTTCAGGATAAAGAACAATACCAGAAAACTAATCCGTTATTCAAATCAGCATGGGATGGGCAAGACCATCCGAAAAGTATTTAGCAGGTTATTTTGA
- a CDS encoding ABC transporter ATP-binding protein, producing MSNIVIKASDLSKAYQLGEIGTGTISRDLERWWAKLRGKEDPFLRIGETNDRNTRAKSDLVWSLKNLDFEIEQGDAIGIIGRNGAGKSTLLKILSRVTAPTSGSVKIKGRIASLLEVGTGFHPELTGRENIFLNGAILGMRKAEIKRKFDEIVDFAGVERYIDTPVKRYSSGMYVRLAFAVAAHLESEILIIDEVLAVGDAEFQKKCLGKMGDLSKGGGRTVLFVSHHMGSISGLCNKGILLSNGEILQTGSISTTIDSYLANQVQESEIPIAARKNREGIGSVRIEKIDILPAVITTFKPLVIVISFQNKTGNIKIREAGISIWTRDGFRLISISTDFTGGQGLILTNKITCTISSLPLIEGSYQLNAFISSDNGLEDYITSAKTLTVTHSDYFGSGKTVNPQWGTLAVPHSWEFNI from the coding sequence ATGAGCAACATCGTGATAAAAGCGAGCGACCTTTCCAAAGCTTATCAGCTTGGTGAAATAGGAACCGGTACAATTTCCAGGGATCTGGAACGCTGGTGGGCAAAGCTGCGGGGCAAAGAGGATCCCTTTCTTCGCATCGGGGAGACCAATGACAGAAATACCAGGGCTAAAAGCGACCTGGTATGGAGCTTAAAAAACCTGGATTTTGAAATTGAACAGGGCGATGCCATAGGCATCATTGGCCGTAATGGTGCCGGAAAAAGCACATTGCTAAAAATTTTAAGCCGGGTAACCGCCCCTACCAGCGGTTCTGTAAAAATAAAAGGCAGGATAGCCAGTTTACTGGAAGTAGGTACAGGCTTCCATCCGGAACTGACCGGCAGGGAGAACATATTTTTAAACGGTGCGATTTTAGGGATGCGCAAAGCAGAGATCAAACGAAAGTTTGATGAGATCGTAGATTTTGCAGGGGTAGAAAGGTATATCGATACACCTGTAAAAAGATATTCTTCAGGAATGTATGTTCGGCTTGCCTTTGCAGTTGCTGCACATCTGGAATCGGAGATCCTCATTATCGATGAGGTTCTGGCTGTGGGTGATGCGGAATTTCAAAAGAAATGTTTGGGAAAGATGGGCGATTTGAGTAAAGGAGGAGGCAGAACGGTACTTTTTGTGAGCCATCATATGGGGAGTATAAGCGGACTTTGCAACAAAGGGATTTTATTGTCAAATGGAGAAATCCTTCAAACCGGCAGCATTTCGACCACAATAGATAGTTATTTAGCTAATCAGGTGCAGGAAAGTGAAATCCCAATTGCAGCACGAAAAAACCGGGAAGGTATAGGCAGTGTAAGAATCGAAAAGATTGATATTCTACCCGCAGTCATTACAACTTTCAAACCCCTGGTAATAGTGATTTCCTTTCAAAATAAGACCGGAAACATCAAGATCAGGGAAGCAGGGATCAGTATCTGGACAAGGGATGGCTTCAGGCTCATCAGCATCTCTACTGATTTTACCGGTGGGCAGGGGCTGATCCTGACCAATAAGATAACCTGTACAATTTCCAGTTTGCCTCTTATTGAAGGCAGCTATCAACTTAATGCATTTATATCATCGGATAATGGTTTAGAGGACTATATCACTTCTGCAAAAACATTAACGGTAACCCATTCAGATTATTTTGGATCTGGGAAAACCGTTAACCCGCAATGGGGGACGCTTGCCGTTCCGCATTCATGGGAATTCAACATTTAG
- a CDS encoding glycosyltransferase family 4 protein — MSKKILLLTLETFCATGGIQKMGRILAYGLQQLGAKHKWEAELYSLCDRKTDLMPEYLAEEKFKAFRKNRLKFMWESIKAGKKADLVILSHINLSVLGWAIYLLNPNCQIWLIAHGIEVWRPLRLWKKSVWKICSKVICVSRYTQEKVIALHQVAPEQCTVVNNAVDPFITFPEHFHKPGYLLERYELNTDQKIVFTLARISVTEQYKGYDQVIKALGNLGQNNIQYVLAGPYDEAEKLRLTQLASQYGLGNNFILPGYIKAEELADHFLLADLFVLPSKKEGFGIVFIEAMAFGLPIICGNADGSVDAVKNQEMGTAIDPDDIGALEQAILRNLGRTLSIGARKSIQQQCLKYFSQQHYLQTLERLIKNEACN, encoded by the coding sequence ATGTCTAAAAAAATTCTGCTGCTCACACTGGAAACATTTTGTGCCACGGGCGGTATACAGAAAATGGGCCGGATACTGGCTTACGGCTTACAGCAGTTGGGTGCAAAACATAAATGGGAGGCTGAGCTGTATTCCTTATGCGACCGGAAAACCGACTTAATGCCCGAATATTTAGCGGAAGAAAAGTTTAAAGCTTTTCGCAAAAACAGGCTGAAATTTATGTGGGAGAGCATAAAGGCAGGAAAGAAGGCAGACCTGGTTATACTAAGCCACATCAATTTATCGGTACTCGGCTGGGCAATATACCTGCTTAATCCAAATTGCCAGATCTGGCTTATTGCACATGGAATAGAGGTTTGGCGCCCCTTAAGGTTATGGAAAAAGTCGGTTTGGAAAATTTGCAGTAAGGTAATCTGTGTAAGCAGGTATACACAGGAGAAAGTTATTGCCTTACACCAGGTTGCACCCGAACAGTGTACAGTGGTCAACAACGCAGTCGACCCCTTTATCACCTTTCCTGAACATTTCCATAAACCCGGGTATTTACTGGAACGGTACGAATTAAATACAGATCAGAAAATTGTATTTACGCTGGCCCGCATTTCCGTTACAGAACAGTATAAAGGTTATGATCAGGTGATAAAAGCCCTTGGCAATCTCGGTCAGAACAATATACAGTATGTGCTTGCAGGACCTTATGATGAAGCTGAAAAGCTACGCCTTACACAATTGGCAAGCCAGTACGGCCTGGGCAATAATTTTATACTTCCAGGTTATATCAAAGCTGAAGAACTGGCCGATCATTTTTTACTGGCTGACCTGTTTGTATTGCCCAGCAAGAAAGAAGGCTTTGGGATTGTGTTTATAGAAGCTATGGCCTTCGGCTTACCCATCATCTGCGGCAATGCTGATGGCAGTGTGGATGCAGTGAAAAACCAGGAGATGGGTACAGCCATTGATCCGGATGATATCGGGGCCCTGGAACAGGCCATCCTCCGGAACCTTGGCCGCACCTTAAGCATTGGGGCACGCAAAAGCATTCAGCAACAATGTTTAAAATATTTTAGTCAGCAGCATTACCTGCAAACCTTAGAACGGTTAATCAAAAATGAAGCCTGTAACTGA
- a CDS encoding glycosyltransferase family 2 protein has protein sequence MLNVKISLITVSYNAELTIQRCIDSVIRQTYKHIEYIIIDGNSSDKTRQIVLNNRAHIQLFRSEPDHGIFDAMNKGISMCTGDVIGMLNADDYLDNEHVLNEIASSFIKNDPDLLYADLDYVNKNGKVIRSWRSGHYRPNKFNWGWMPPHPTFYVKRGLFDKFGLYNFSYGTAADYELMLRFMYLNRAKVFYLNKVIVKMSLGGVSNQNLTNRIKAWRNDLKAMKQHGINVPVFGLIMKPLRKITQFAG, from the coding sequence ATGTTGAATGTAAAAATTTCGTTGATAACTGTTTCCTATAATGCCGAACTTACCATACAGCGATGTATAGATTCTGTGATCAGGCAGACCTATAAACATATTGAGTACATCATTATTGACGGTAATTCTAGCGATAAGACCCGGCAGATTGTGCTGAACAACCGCGCGCACATTCAGCTTTTCAGGTCAGAACCTGACCATGGTATTTTTGATGCCATGAATAAAGGTATTTCTATGTGTACAGGAGATGTTATAGGTATGCTGAATGCAGATGATTACCTGGATAATGAACATGTGCTGAATGAGATAGCCAGTTCTTTTATCAAAAATGATCCTGATCTGCTCTATGCTGACCTGGATTATGTAAACAAGAATGGAAAGGTAATCCGCAGCTGGCGTTCCGGCCATTACCGGCCCAATAAATTTAATTGGGGCTGGATGCCACCCCATCCAACTTTTTATGTAAAAAGGGGGCTATTTGACAAGTTTGGCCTATATAATTTTAGCTATGGAACCGCTGCAGATTATGAGCTGATGCTCCGTTTCATGTATTTAAACAGGGCGAAAGTTTTTTATTTAAATAAAGTAATAGTTAAAATGAGTTTAGGAGGGGTAAGCAACCAGAACCTGACAAACAGGATTAAGGCCTGGAGAAACGACCTTAAAGCCATGAAGCAGCACGGTATAAATGTTCCTGTATTTGGCCTGATCATGAAGCCGCTCAGAAAAATAACCCAGTTTGCAGGATAA
- a CDS encoding tyrosine-protein phosphatase → MFSFFKKNTGIRDVEWLGVDMHTHLLPGIDDGAKNVADTVGLIKGLKELGFSQFFCTPHIFTELYPNTAETIDAALTITTTALTKAGVQVKIDAAAEYMVDETFKPATNLLSLPGRHVLIEMSYLSEMPAIEQVIFDLQIMGHKVILAHPERYGYYHKKPDRYLRLKDMGVLFQLNLLSLSGYYGKEIKQVAGYLLQKKFYDFAGTDLHHHQHLDELRRMVRSGSLHQTIGNYPFKNKALI, encoded by the coding sequence ATGTTTTCATTCTTTAAAAAAAATACGGGTATACGTGATGTGGAATGGCTTGGTGTAGATATGCATACACATTTATTGCCAGGGATTGATGACGGAGCAAAAAACGTAGCAGATACTGTGGGTTTAATTAAAGGCTTAAAGGAACTGGGCTTTAGCCAGTTCTTCTGTACCCCGCATATTTTTACAGAATTGTACCCCAATACGGCCGAAACAATTGATGCAGCTTTAACAATTACCACAACGGCATTAACTAAAGCTGGTGTTCAGGTAAAAATTGATGCCGCAGCGGAATATATGGTTGATGAGACATTTAAGCCTGCTACAAATTTATTGAGTCTTCCCGGCCGGCATGTTTTAATTGAAATGTCTTACCTATCTGAAATGCCAGCCATTGAACAGGTTATTTTTGATTTGCAGATCATGGGTCATAAAGTAATCCTGGCCCATCCGGAACGTTATGGTTATTACCATAAAAAACCAGACAGGTACCTTCGTTTAAAGGATATGGGAGTTTTGTTCCAGCTGAACTTATTGTCCTTAAGCGGATATTATGGTAAAGAAATAAAGCAGGTTGCAGGATACCTGCTGCAGAAAAAATTTTACGACTTTGCAGGAACAGACCTGCACCATCATCAACACCTGGATGAACTCAGACGCATGGTTCGCAGCGGCAGCCTGCACCAAACGATCGGAAATTATCCTTTTAAAAATAAAGCCCTGATTTAA
- a CDS encoding GumC family protein translates to MTQEAEKNQRKTREIDYLKIARILFSHWYLVAATILLGLLLAYFYLWYTPKTYTTSAVLKFEEKKTELSDLVSAMSNSGRGPVNLQSEKFIIQSRDLLLSAIRSLDYKISFYIAGRVRSYDLYPNKPVQVSILKFDTAHPFLGLITFKPIDKKTFMLTWNAGENEIQRNFQYHEPINIENMGFVIKYPGPLNANISYQFKFNTPEILLDRVRNGLRTNEIVKNSNIVTIQQTDSNPQFAADILNAVMNEYLNYDRDQKTQSATQMIRFINDQQQYLSSAVKGSESSLEKYKQNSGILDVSSSANMALSKVTELESQRSLLKMQLMAIEQLKKQITNDKHNVSLNFNLEGVVDPLLGVLIGNMNNLLADKNVMLKTYNSGSETIAALNDQIAQVKTAALQNISSSNQRIRKNMDYLDSQLSRANQQVNALPAAEKNMISLRRDFEINEKVYSFLSEKKLEAQINRSAILPGATIIEQAQVNKVPVSPNGREIYRTATIFGLLAGVGIILSARVFNPYIYDKESVEHATTVPVIGIIRKFPDQIDEDNSQILALSKPRSLFAESVRSVRTNLNFLASGKKSKIISITSEVAGEGKSFVALNLSSTLALIDKKVILIGADLRRPKLHHAFGLPNTTGLSNYLVHQSTVKDIIQQTAYKNLDFISSGPIPPNPAELLHHERIALLLDELRTKYEVIMVDTAPIGLVSDSIPLICQSDINLFIIRYGKSKHSAATIPEGLAREYGLNNMAIVLNAFEENLLQSSYYKNSSNHGTFHYYADYNGYKSSGYYEDDAPVKWWNVKNWLRS, encoded by the coding sequence TTGACACAGGAAGCAGAAAAAAACCAAAGAAAAACCAGGGAAATTGACTATTTAAAAATAGCCAGGATACTGTTTAGTCATTGGTATCTGGTAGCAGCAACTATTTTACTGGGTTTACTTCTTGCTTATTTTTACCTGTGGTACACTCCGAAGACATATACAACATCGGCTGTGCTTAAATTTGAAGAAAAGAAAACCGAATTGTCCGATCTGGTGAGTGCGATGAGCAACTCAGGCAGGGGCCCGGTTAACCTGCAAAGTGAAAAATTTATTATACAAAGCCGCGACTTGCTGCTAAGTGCCATCCGGAGCCTGGATTATAAAATCAGTTTTTATATAGCAGGCAGGGTACGGTCTTATGACTTGTACCCGAATAAGCCAGTTCAGGTCAGCATATTAAAATTTGACACAGCGCATCCCTTTCTGGGGCTGATTACCTTTAAACCCATAGATAAAAAAACATTTATGCTGACCTGGAACGCGGGGGAAAACGAGATACAGCGGAATTTTCAGTATCACGAGCCAATAAATATTGAAAATATGGGTTTCGTGATCAAATATCCGGGGCCGCTGAACGCCAATATTTCCTACCAGTTTAAGTTCAATACCCCTGAAATTTTACTGGACCGTGTACGTAATGGATTGCGCACCAATGAAATTGTGAAGAACTCCAATATTGTTACCATACAGCAAACAGATTCCAACCCCCAGTTTGCAGCAGATATATTGAATGCGGTAATGAATGAATACCTGAACTACGACCGTGATCAGAAAACGCAATCGGCTACCCAGATGATCCGCTTCATCAACGATCAGCAGCAATATCTTTCTTCTGCAGTAAAAGGATCAGAAAGCTCGCTGGAGAAATACAAACAAAACTCGGGCATACTGGATGTCAGCTCGTCAGCAAATATGGCCCTTTCAAAAGTAACGGAACTGGAATCACAGCGGTCATTGTTAAAGATGCAGCTGATGGCAATAGAGCAGTTGAAAAAACAAATTACAAACGACAAGCACAATGTAAGCCTCAATTTTAACCTTGAGGGGGTTGTTGATCCTTTGCTTGGCGTACTGATCGGCAATATGAACAATTTGCTGGCCGATAAAAACGTCATGTTAAAAACTTACAACAGCGGCTCAGAAACTATAGCAGCGCTCAACGATCAGATTGCGCAGGTTAAAACCGCAGCACTGCAGAACATCAGCTCTTCAAACCAACGGATCCGGAAAAACATGGATTATCTGGACAGTCAGTTGTCAAGAGCAAACCAGCAGGTGAATGCACTGCCGGCCGCAGAAAAAAATATGATCAGTTTGAGGCGCGACTTTGAGATCAATGAAAAAGTATACTCCTTTTTATCCGAGAAAAAACTGGAAGCGCAGATCAATCGCTCCGCAATTTTACCTGGTGCAACAATCATTGAACAGGCCCAGGTAAACAAAGTGCCCGTTTCGCCAAATGGAAGAGAAATTTATCGTACGGCTACTATATTTGGGCTGTTAGCTGGTGTTGGAATTATCCTTTCAGCAAGGGTATTTAATCCTTACATTTACGATAAGGAATCGGTTGAGCATGCCACAACTGTTCCTGTCATCGGCATCATCAGAAAGTTTCCCGATCAGATAGATGAGGACAATTCCCAGATTCTTGCTTTAAGCAAACCCAGGTCCCTCTTTGCAGAATCGGTACGTTCAGTTCGCACCAACCTTAATTTTCTTGCTTCCGGAAAAAAAAGTAAAATTATCAGCATCACCTCTGAGGTGGCCGGAGAGGGTAAATCCTTTGTTGCCCTTAACCTTTCCAGTACACTTGCGCTGATTGATAAAAAGGTGATCCTGATTGGGGCCGATCTGCGCCGGCCCAAACTACATCATGCCTTTGGACTGCCCAATACTACCGGGCTCAGCAATTACCTTGTCCACCAAAGTACGGTAAAAGACATTATCCAGCAAACAGCTTATAAAAACCTGGATTTTATCAGTTCGGGGCCTATTCCTCCAAACCCGGCAGAACTACTCCATCACGAACGCATTGCCCTGCTGCTCGATGAGCTCAGGACAAAGTATGAGGTGATCATGGTTGATACTGCACCGATCGGCCTGGTTTCTGACTCCATTCCTTTAATATGCCAGAGCGATATTAATCTTTTTATCATCCGGTATGGAAAGTCTAAACACAGTGCAGCCACCATACCCGAGGGCCTCGCCAGGGAATACGGCTTAAACAACATGGCCATTGTATTAAATGCTTTTGAAGAAAACCTTTTGCAGTCGAGCTATTATAAAAACAGTTCAAATCATGGCACATTTCATTACTATGCAGATTACAATGGTTACAAAAGTTCAGGTTATTACGAAGATGATGCCCCTGTAAAATGGTGGAATGTGAAAAATTGGTTGAGATCCTAA
- a CDS encoding polysaccharide biosynthesis/export family protein, whose amino-acid sequence MLFVASFSCSYKQQQILFESKNASDSLKNKAFILNVYRIKPQDLLQIRNLQNKKYIVDEAVTGKSSSTSADNGQTYLVGADSTVALPIIGHVKVAGLTREQAAGHIENLYRKELKDPIIELKIINLKVTLLGEVKNQGVYNLIKDQTSLIELIGEAGGLTEKAGSKQIKIIRGGMPAPEVIEVDLSDIRVFSDPRIVLQNNDIIYVAQNKRAIRSEKLQNVSAVLQPVITLLNTALIIYTLTR is encoded by the coding sequence ATGCTCTTTGTTGCTAGTTTTTCTTGCTCTTATAAGCAGCAACAAATACTTTTTGAAAGTAAAAATGCAAGTGACAGTTTAAAAAACAAAGCTTTTATACTGAACGTTTACAGGATAAAACCTCAGGACCTGCTTCAGATCAGGAATCTGCAAAACAAAAAGTATATTGTAGATGAAGCAGTTACCGGCAAAAGCAGCTCCACATCGGCTGATAATGGACAGACCTACCTGGTAGGCGCCGACAGTACAGTGGCCCTGCCCATAATTGGACATGTAAAGGTTGCCGGTCTTACACGGGAACAGGCCGCAGGTCATATAGAAAACCTTTACCGAAAAGAACTAAAAGACCCGATAATTGAGTTAAAAATTATTAACCTAAAAGTAACCCTGCTTGGTGAAGTTAAGAACCAGGGTGTTTACAACCTGATAAAAGACCAGACTTCGCTGATTGAGCTGATTGGTGAGGCGGGGGGCTTAACAGAAAAAGCAGGCAGCAAACAAATCAAAATTATACGCGGGGGAATGCCCGCCCCTGAAGTTATTGAAGTTGACCTTAGCGACATCAGGGTATTTTCCGATCCAAGAATTGTACTTCAAAACAATGACATCATTTATGTGGCCCAAAATAAACGGGCTATACGATCCGAAAAGTTACAAAACGTCTCGGCCGTTTTACAACCCGTTATCACTTTACTAAATACAGCATTAATTATCTATACATTGACCCGTTGA
- a CDS encoding UpxY family transcription antiterminator, protein MALTSDIKKWYPVYTQSRAEKKAYQALLSKGIEAYLPLQRQLRQWSDRKKWVEEPLIKSYLFVHIARQQQTEVLMTTGISRFIYFSGKIAAMPDRQIEELKLLLASPYELEITEERLLPGEKIEIKAGPLKGIRGEIIEYRSQKQLLLRLGDISHSIVVNVSASLIERMNNKS, encoded by the coding sequence ATGGCCTTAACATCAGATATAAAAAAATGGTACCCGGTTTATACACAATCGCGTGCAGAAAAAAAGGCATATCAGGCATTATTGAGTAAGGGTATTGAAGCCTATTTGCCACTTCAGCGGCAGCTCAGGCAATGGAGCGACAGAAAAAAATGGGTAGAAGAGCCGCTGATCAAATCGTACCTCTTTGTACATATTGCCCGGCAGCAGCAAACAGAAGTATTGATGACCACCGGCATTTCGCGGTTTATCTATTTTTCCGGGAAAATAGCTGCTATGCCAGACAGGCAAATTGAAGAACTTAAACTATTGCTGGCCAGTCCTTATGAACTGGAAATTACAGAAGAAAGGCTATTACCGGGAGAGAAAATTGAGATTAAGGCCGGGCCACTAAAAGGGATCAGAGGAGAAATTATTGAATACCGTTCTCAAAAACAACTTCTTTTAAGACTTGGGGATATATCGCATTCCATTGTTGTGAATGTGTCAGCGTCTTTAATAGAAAGAATGAACAATAAAAGTTGA
- a CDS encoding ABC transporter permease gives MKPVTEETWDMEIRPKNSLIELKLRDVWHYRDLLVLLVKRDFVSFYKQTILGPLWFFIQPIFTTITFTFIFGNLAGISTDGLPQPLFYMAGITAWNYFSDCLNKTSTVFKDNTNLFGKVYFPRLIMPLSIVASNLVRFGVQMLLFVLMIVYYLLTGKDFGPNWYLLLFPVLIVLMACLGLGLGMIISAMTTRYRDLSFLVSFGVQLLMYATTVIYPLSTALEKYPAYAWIIEYNPMTPIIETFRYGFLGRGSFSWQNLGYCTFITFCITFLGVVVFNKVEKTFVDTI, from the coding sequence ATGAAGCCTGTAACTGAAGAAACATGGGACATGGAGATCAGGCCAAAAAACAGCCTGATTGAACTTAAGCTCAGGGATGTATGGCATTACAGGGATTTGCTGGTATTGCTGGTGAAGCGCGATTTTGTTTCCTTTTATAAGCAAACCATACTGGGCCCGCTCTGGTTCTTTATCCAGCCCATTTTTACCACTATCACCTTCACTTTCATTTTTGGTAACCTGGCCGGGATTTCGACCGACGGGCTTCCGCAGCCTTTGTTTTACATGGCGGGCATTACTGCCTGGAACTATTTTTCAGATTGCCTGAACAAGACCAGTACTGTGTTTAAAGACAATACCAATCTGTTTGGGAAAGTATATTTTCCAAGGCTGATCATGCCCCTTAGCATTGTGGCCTCTAACCTGGTGCGCTTTGGGGTACAAATGCTGTTGTTTGTCCTGATGATTGTTTACTACCTGTTAACCGGCAAAGATTTTGGACCAAACTGGTACCTGCTCCTGTTCCCCGTACTCATTGTACTGATGGCCTGCCTGGGCCTGGGCTTAGGGATGATCATCTCGGCAATGACGACCAGATACCGCGACCTCAGCTTTCTGGTAAGCTTTGGGGTACAGTTGTTAATGTATGCCACTACAGTCATCTACCCCCTATCCACTGCGCTGGAAAAATATCCGGCCTATGCCTGGATCATTGAGTATAACCCCATGACGCCCATCATAGAAACTTTCAGGTATGGCTTTCTTGGAAGAGGTAGTTTTAGCTGGCAGAACCTGGGTTACTGTACGTTCATAACTTTTTGCATTACCTTTTTAGGGGTTGTTGTTTTTAATAAGGTTGAAAAAACATTTGTAGATACAATTTAG
- a CDS encoding class I SAM-dependent DNA methyltransferase, which produces MIQSKKELEKWYDSNDPWKYGADTEDIKRKKILLTELPDREYETVLDIGCGNGFITQDLPGNLILGVDLSENAIKYACENNKATHIFFEQQNIFELYHTEKTFDLIVVTGVLYPQYIGASSNLIFVIIDRLLNKNGILVSVHINDWYNCRFPYDLFREHIYPYKEYLHRLEVYQK; this is translated from the coding sequence ATGATTCAGTCAAAAAAAGAGCTTGAAAAATGGTATGACTCCAATGACCCCTGGAAATACGGGGCAGATACGGAGGATATCAAAAGAAAAAAAATATTATTAACGGAGCTCCCGGACAGGGAGTATGAAACTGTACTGGACATTGGCTGCGGCAATGGTTTTATAACGCAGGATTTACCAGGTAATTTAATACTGGGGGTCGATCTTTCTGAGAATGCCATTAAATACGCATGTGAAAACAATAAGGCTACCCACATTTTTTTTGAGCAGCAGAATATTTTTGAACTTTATCATACAGAAAAGACTTTTGACCTGATTGTGGTTACAGGAGTATTGTATCCACAATATATAGGTGCCTCATCAAATTTAATTTTTGTGATCATCGACCGGTTACTCAATAAAAACGGCATACTGGTTTCCGTTCATATTAATGACTGGTACAATTGCAGGTTTCCTTATGATCTTTTTCGTGAACATATTTATCCTTATAAAGAATATCTGCATAGATTGGAGGTCTACCAGAAATGA